From Cheilinus undulatus linkage group 18, ASM1832078v1, whole genome shotgun sequence, the proteins below share one genomic window:
- the cldn23l gene encoding claudin-23 codes for MMHTPASMVMGIVFSPLGLVLVFTAAITPQWREGQARLSMSGPGSVLRSGLKSQGSMDSLLLLRSDGLWESCLQVEHSELKQCWPVSGLYQRDHRVRLAQGLILTSLFLCGTGIVLACIGVRCWTDLPLRGVAATGGLLVVIAGLLSLTALGVYTHNLGILGMGSQGINNPRFPHLSLRPAGSLYFGWLGSCLQVLGGSALLFSFKRPKCPTCPSCPELPACPACQTFPEIANKQDMNVYEVSC; via the coding sequence ATGATGCATACTCCAGCCTCCATGGTGATGGGGATCGTCTTTTCCCCACTGGGACTGGTCCTCGTCTTCACTGCTGCCATCACCCCTCAGTGGAGAGAGGGACAGGCACGTCTGAGTATGTCCGGTCCGGGGTCTGTGCTTCGGTCTGGGCTGAAAAGTCAAGGCTCTATGGACTCCCTGCTCTTGCTTCGCTCTGATGGACTCTGGGAGAGCTGCTTACAGGTGGAGCACTCGGAGCTGAAACAGTGCTGGCCCGTGTCGGGTCTGTATCAGAGAGACCACAGGGTCCGACTTGCTCAAGGTCTGATCCTGACCTCGTTGTTCCTGTGTGGCACCGGCATTGTTCTGGCGTGTATCGGGGTCCGTTGTTGGACGGATCTCCCTCTGAGAGGTGTCGCTGCTACAGGTGGACTCTTGGTGGTGATTGCAGGGCTGCTAAGCCTGACTGCTCTTGGGGTGTACACACACAACCTCGGGATCTTGGGCATGGGTAGCCAAGGGATCAATAACCCCAGGTTCCCCCACCTGAGCCTGCGTCCGGCCGGCTCGCTCTACTTTGGCTGGCTGGGCTCGTGTTTACAGGTGCTGGGAGGGAGCGCGCTGCTGTTCAGCTTCAAACGACCAAAATGTCCAACCTGCCCATCCTGCCCCGAGCTCCCAGCCTGCCCCGCCTGTCAAACATTTCCAGAGATCGCCAACAAGCAAGACATGAATGTTTATGAAGTCAGCTGTTAG
- the grhl3 gene encoding grainyhead-like protein 3 homolog → MTKETETLGLIFQSENFNYNRYTNHIMDSWSYLESSVPELNPPKPRLQPGDDLAALTMLYEQCKSQKEHKNAVCSRAGNICKTTERTPTTTNDFTSLETSANVMKILSESVPASHPQEVLGSKQNAVLPIPATSDTYATLTSVVSDTYDKQELNIIFDSLLQKWPESGAFPDPSTETLPYSDPFPEDQSSPVYSGSYTGSPPERFRSEFQFSLGAPLASPYKPAELPMVYLNKGQFYPITLQGVDSISATKVKTVVMAIFENDKSPEMQLRFWNHWHARQPTAKQRVIDIADYKEVFSGISNIEEVAFNALSFVWNPNEEAKVYIGINSLSTDFSSQKGVKGLPLIIQIDTYDFSSGTNQLIHRAACQVKIFCDKGAERKMRDEERKRSKRRGKNDANTNKSLVSSSIGSDCTFFQTLDDHVTQPVLFIPETHLSSLQRMAVPMDEAERSSMKRLYQNRDQTNSPPSKLARRDDPQRVLLYVRTGAEEVFDALMLNTPTLAGLREAVSEKYGMQKDTIGKIYKKCKRGIFVNMDDNIIQHYSNQSAFLIEMSEVTSGQFQVTLVEV, encoded by the exons ATGACCAAAGAGACTGA gACTCTGGGACTGATCTTTCAAAGCGAGAACTTCAACTATAACCGTTATACTAACCACATCATGGACTCCTGGTCCTACCTGGAGAGCTCTGTGCCTGAGCTGAACCCCCCCAAACCAAGACTACAACCAGGCGACGACCTTGCAGCCTTAACCATGCTTTATGAACAGTGCAAG AGCCAGAAAGAGCATAAGAACGCTGTCTGTTCCCGTGCAGGCAACATCTGCAAAACAACAGAGAG GACTCCAACAACTACCAATGACTTTACTTCACTGGAGACATCCGCCAACGTCATGAAGATCCTCTCTGAGAGCGTTCCCGCAAGCCATCCTCAAGAGGTTTTGGGATCCAAGCAGAACGCCGTCCTCCCCATTCCCGCAACCTCAGACACCTACGCCACCCTAACCAGCGTTGTATCGGACACTTATGACAAGCAGGAGCTCAATATCATCTTTGACTCCTTGCTGCAGAAGTGGCCAGAAAGTGGGGCCTTTCCAGACCCAAGCACCGAG ACTCTTCCCTACAGCGACCCCTTCCCTGAGgaccagtccagtccagtctaCTCCGGCTCCTACACTGGCTCCCCACCAGAGAGGTTCAGGAGCGAGTTCCAGTTTTCCCTTGGCGCTCCACTTGCATCTCCGTACAAGCCTGCAGAGCTCCCCATGGTGTATCTGAACAAAGGCCAGTTCTATCCCATCACTCTGCAGGGAGTGGACAGCATCTCTGCCACCAAAGTCAAG ACAGTGGTGATGGCTATATTCGAGAATGACAAGAGCCCAGAAATGCAGCTCCGCTTTTGGAATCACTGGCATGCGCGCCAGCCAACCGCCAAGCAGAGGGTCATTGACATCG caGACTACAAAGAAGTGTTCAGCGGCATCAGCAACATAGAGGAGGTGGCCTTCAACGCACTCTCCTTTGTCTGGAACCCAAACGAGGAGGCCAAG GTGTACATTGGCATCAACTCTCTGAGCACAGACTTCTCCTCTCAGAAAGGAGTGAAAGGCCTGCCTCTCATCATCCAGATTGACACGTATGACTTCAGCTCAGGAACAAACCAGCTCATACACAGAGCAGCCTGTCAGGTCAAGATTTTCTGTGATAAG GGTGCAGAGAGGAAGATGCGCGATGAGGAAAGGAAGAGATCcaaaaggagaggaaagaatGATGCAAACA CTAACAAGTCTTTAGTGAGCAGCTCCATAGGCAGTGATTGCACCTTCTTTCAAACCCTGGACGACCACGTCACTCAGCCAGTCCTCTTCATCCCAGAAACACACCTCTCCAGCTTACAGCGCATG GCCGTTCCCATGGACGAAGCTGAAAG GAGTTCAATGAAGAGATTGTACCAAAACAGAGACCAGACAAACTCTCCGCCCAGCAAGCTGGCACGTAGAGATGACCCACAAAGAG TTTTGCTCTACGTGAGGACAGGCGCTGAAGAGGTGTTTGATGCACTCATGCTCAATACGCCAACGCTGGCCGGCCTACGAGAAGCT GTTTCAGAAAAGTATGGTATGCAAAAGGACACCATTGGgaaaatctacaaaaaatgCAAGAGAGG GATCTTCGTCAACATGGACGACAACATCATCCAACACTACTCCAACCAGTCGGCCTTCCTCATTGAGATGTCCGAGGTCACCAGCGGTCAGTTCCAGGTCACTCTTGTTGAAGTATGA